A stretch of the Ornithodoros turicata isolate Travis chromosome 4, ASM3712646v1, whole genome shotgun sequence genome encodes the following:
- the LOC135393252 gene encoding uncharacterized protein LOC135393252 → MLMQTKGFCISNEDAVLLTLMKLYHNLSFSMPGVLFGVHRTTASDIFKSTLLVLAEILKTAVFLPSKEAVEDNLTVYLKKYPHVRAVLDCTEISIQRPKDLESQLLTYSWYKGQYTANVLVRETSGGHISYISKAYGGRASDSLITKESNILDMFLPVLDSVMVDKGFLIDELCLNRNIAMVRPPFLRKKKLLPKHDAERSQSIAAARVHVERAIQRMKLYKIFTCRMRTEVFPYIDDILRVIGGIVNLSKPIFSGDKFLEQRSFEQNG, encoded by the coding sequence ATGCTCATGCAGACAAAAGGCTTTTGCATTTCAAACGAAGACGCAGTGCTGCTGACACTAATGAAGCTGTATCATAACTTGTCATTTTCTATGCCTGGAGTACTTTTTGGGGTTCACCGAACCACCGCTTCAGACATTTTCAAGTCCACCTTGTTAGTTCTCGCTGAAATTCTGAAAACTGCTGTATTTTTGCCAAGCAAAGAAGCCGTTGAAGATAACTTGACTGTGTACCTGAAGAAGTACCCTCATGTAAGAGCTGTTTTAGACTGTACCGAGATCTCAATTCAGCGACCAAAGGACTTAGAATCCCAGCTATTGACGTACAGTTGGTACAAAGGACAGTACACGGCTAATGTGCTTGTACGCGAAACATCTGGGGGTCACATTAGCTACATAAGCAAGGCATATGGTGGAAGGGCATCGGACTCTCTCATAACAAAGGAAAGCAATATACTGGACATGTTTTTGCCTGTTCTTGATAGTGTGATGGTTGACAAAGGCTTTTTAATTGATGAACTGTGCCTGAATCGCAACATAGCAATGGTTCGTCCTCCATTCTTGCGCAAGAAAAAGCTACTTCCAAAACACGATGCCGAGAGAAGCCAGAGCATTGCAGCTGCTCGTGTCCATGTTGAGCGGGCGATTCAGCGCATGAAACTGTACAAGATTTTCACATGTCGCATGAGAACTGAAGTGTTCCCGTACATTGATGACATTTTGCGAGTTATAGGTGGGATTGTAAACCTTTCCAAGCCCATCTTCAGTGGTGACAAGTTTTTGGAGCAGAGAAGCTTTGAACAAAATGGATAG